One Plasmodium relictum strain SGS1 genome assembly, chromosome: 2 genomic region harbors:
- a CDS encoding zinc-carboxypeptidase, putative: protein MLIKNEDSVNNLYDFTCTNPSCISLFHFINLENNKLNKEVNKDGNKNEDVIINNENQKKNPSTVECIKNLEDNSENYLLSIEEKRSVDNLNSNENIPKKVRDFMNSNENLKTMFDLVYHESYKLIYEDTNIHIELPSIIYDKDNNNDSNNNNIEKKINNVRKIDDLKDYLNSNLKYLNLKNEEHFLKNINLINEILNYNYFSIYKNMYKSDIIFVQNHDNFLYHIPKMKKELQNDKTKSDKENFNLYEKNAFSSNANIDECILNCDFLHKVKLCKDEQKKRCDEIKVDKKFSEENDLYEKNILKKKNEQTKIKSKNCRCIYEKIKNIYCMHKPGINYKYIYPPNHRLDNIKELYISKANILFNSKFESANLQYAIKEKNKEIYSLFLNHDIRMNEKKNQWFYFSASYVPDEYYKYELDKKKNKQRNMSEFLNEINKDIYIDSNNIKYSVDSSDKFSVSNIKKLEKPFTVRFKIVNMSKPYFLYKEGYSPLVFSECKSKFENIHWERCAYNVKYIKNTSAKYFNIKKNCFENMNYNTYSLEFNYDFTYSYDTVYFCSCYPYTYSYLIQYLNSIENYLKDNKTINYIEKILCKTSCGFKCPIIAITNYDHINTQENKSKENQKDSDEINDITNEKFDKNIEEKNNFNNEPGNMINNNNFTSNHENAKTEKGGDIFQNDECFCIKHCTNLKNKENEMDNKGITSINKKHCFSPNNVINLENEGLYTGTSLGSNNVSKINNLYTKEYKKEDYDNQNNNDKMFHYNLLYNLNENSLSENVSKNVNTYIKSDKTMSSLNIMTQNTVNKSSNAFMNEFPSLLKKDVIYETKKNKTRESLNSNGIVNFQKKEKNIIFLTARVHPGETNASYAMHGFLSFIISDNIYANILRDNFIFIIIPMLNIDGVVLGHNRYCSNGYDLNRQWNKPIFYLHPTIYAAKSLIKKISKSHKIVFFCDFHGHSRKYNCFLFGNSYTSTYIKNKKFAEIFPEIITESLPWFSLKDTKFKIENENRGIARYICGYEFNIDCSYTLEMSLIGVKIKKDFNFLPNITKDLLLTKNDEMCRSKENKEMILNSSGIYEINEKKIQNNMDDSEINEKTSNNLFQKHEQICNKEEKEKGTKIKINETTKEIVANCGKCDIVDGDNSHLNENYQRKNSKELNNTSKIENHGNIVDYYYDPNIYDFFYYDENMFLMTGISFGISLFKFMNFSAYYESSLYKVANEKKLLKSSSLARNLKCINNNDELEGLNVNKSNNSNGLKQINSKKKVKIKKKDLVDNSLNFSEVKISKNNLQNINNNNVINDTEKVSNVIGEERKKKKLVNNEQKSNNNYLSSTSEKNIITSNNLNNYISNNACYNYYCNNKNGDMLADNNSSSASKFIKNLHSHTKKGKKIKYKKTSYENNKEYLENTSKNTKIYLKEKEVNNLNIINKKKNEEKLPSINIKHYGIRHTINSFTENDTKYFMNKNINSTYCVKDFRKIKFSAENKTYFTLNSIIPSRENIRELNKGEKVHIDSFLCISDNSKNNDNNFHIGNHNNKSSGNNNDNKKYNINNEHMNYEILLNGNMHSKSKIQLDSKKCKFVNKERKNKSRSATIKSKKYMKEKDLDKVKTTEKKNAILSDSYLGKIKTRDKITLSEYINNKTSYVDNGNKKIKESIKLSRNKKIKNEVYTADCMHTKKKQNEMENKHKCFIKGNINTKEKNMKVNKTKNNLKICKSLSIIKIVKTKNMESEINCYSFPILKDNDKNMHVKRKKKRKKKSFSNIYVTSLITKMKNYLKSEELFYDNKYFKILNLKKKIEKCYNETNSIQLQKIILKKSPFKIETSSKMENVAIKEKKKKKNSENL, encoded by the coding sequence atgcttattaaaaatgaagacaGTGTCAATAATCTTTATGATTTTACTTGTACTAACCCTAGctgtatttctttatttcattttataaatttggaaaataacaaattaaataaagaagttaataaagatggaaataaaaacgaagatgttataataaataatgaaaatcaaaagaaaaatcCTAGCACAGTAGAATGCATAAAAAACTTAGAAGATAATTCAGAAAATTATCTTCTTTCCattgaagaaaaaagaagtgtggataatttaaatagtaatgaaaatattccTAAAAAAGTCAGAGATTTTATGAATAgcaatgaaaatttaaaaactaTGTTTGATTTAGTTTATCACGAatcttataaattaatttatgaAGATACAAATATACATATAGAACTACCTTCGATAATATATGATaaggataataataatgacagtaataataataacattgagaagaaaataaataatgtaaGAAAAATTGATGATTTAAAAGATTATTTAAATAGTAATTTAAAGTATTTGAATTTGAAAAATGAggaacattttttaaaaaacattaatttgattaatgaaatattgaattataattatttttctatatacaaaaatatgtataaatcggatataatttttgttcaGAATCATGATAATTTCTTATATCATATtccaaaaatgaaaaaggaaTTACAAAATGATAAAACTAAGAgtgataaagaaaattttaatttatatgagAAAAATGCATTTTCATCTAATGCAAATATTGATGAGTGTATTTTGAATTGTGATTTCTTACATAAAGTAAAGTTGTGTAAAgatgaacaaaaaaaaagatgtgATGAAATAAAGgtagataaaaaattttcagaGGAAAATGACctatatgaaaaaaacatattaaaaaaaaagaatgaacaaactaaaataaaaagtaaaaattgtCGTtgtatatatgaaaaaataaaaaatatttactgTATGCATAAACCAggaattaattataaatatatatatccaCCAAATCATAGACTGGACAATATTAAAGAGTTGTATATTTCTAAagcaaatattttatttaattctaaATTTGAAAGTGCTAATTTGCAATATgctataaaagaaaaaaataaagaaatatattctttatttttaaatcatgATATAAGAAtgaacgaaaaaaaaaatcagtGGTTTTATTTTAGTGCTAGTTATGTTCCAGatgaatattataaatatgaattagataaaaaaaaaaacaagcAGAGAAATATGAGTGagtttttaaatgaaataaataaagatatatatatagatagtaataatattaaatattctgTTGATTCATCTGATAAATTTTCAGTATCTAACATCAAAAAGTTGGAAAAACCATTTACTGTTCGATTTAAAATAGTAAATATGTCAAAgccttattttttatataaagaagGATATTCTCCTTTGGTTTTTTCAGAATGTAAAAgtaaatttgaaaatattcATTGGGAAAGATGTGCATATAATgtaaaatacataaaaaatacatcagcaaaatattttaatataaaaaaaaactgttttgaaaatatgaattataatACTTATTCATTAGAATTCAATTATGACTTTACATATTCATACGATACTGTATATTTTTGTAGCTGTTATCCCTATACATATTCTTATTTGATACAATATTTAAATTCtattgaaaattatttaaaggataataaaactattaattatatagaaaaaatactATGTAAAACTAGCTGTGGTTTTAAATGCCCAATCATAGCTATAACAAATTATGATCATATAAATACTCAggaaaataaatcaaaagaAAATCAAAAAGATTCagatgaaataaatgatataacTAATGAAAAGTTTGACAAAaatattgaagaaaaaaataatttcaacaATGAACCTGGAAATATGATCAATAATAACAACTTTACCTCTAATCATGAAAATGCAAAAACAGAAAAAGGAGGAGATATATTTCAAAATGATGAATGCTTTTGTATCAAGCATTGTacaaatttgaaaaataaagaaaatgaaatggATAATAAAGGTATTACTTCAATTAACAAAAAACACTGTTTTTCACCTAATAACGTtattaatttagaaaatgaaGGGTTATATACTGGTACAAGCTTAGGTTCAAATAATGTTagcaaaataaataatttatatacaaaagaatataaaaaagaagattatGATAATCAAAATAACAACGATAAAATGtttcattataatttattgtataatttaaatgaaaatagttTGAGTGAAAATGTTAGCAAAAATGTGAATACTTACATAAAAAGTGATAAAACCATGAgttctttaaatataatgaCACAAAATACAGTAAACAAGAGTTCTAACGCATTTATGAATGAATTTCCAAGtttgttaaaaaaagatgTTATTTATGaaacaaagaaaaataaaactagAGAGTCATTAAATTCAAATGGAATtgtaaattttcaaaaaaaagaaaaaaatattatttttttgacaGCTCGTGTGCATCCTGGAGAAACAAATGCAAGTTATGCTATGCATGGATtcttatcttttattatatcagATAATATTTATGCAAATATTTTACgtgataattttatttttattataataccAATGTTAAATATTGATGGAGTAGTACTAGGGCATAATAGATATTGTTCTAATGGATATGATTTAAACAGGCAGTGGAATAAACCAATATTTTATCTGCATCCAACTATATATGCAGCAAAAtctttgataaaaaaaattagtaaaagtcataaaattgtatttttttgtgATTTTCATGGTCATTCAAGAAAGTACAATTGCTTTTTATTTGGAAATTCATATACAAGTacgtatataaaaaataaaaagtttgcAGAAATATTTCCTGAGATTATTACAGAATCTTTGCCTTGGTTTTCACTTAAAGAcacaaaatttaaaattgaaaatgaaaatagagGAATAGCTAGATATATATGTGGCTATGAGTTCAATATTGATTGTAGTTATACATTAGAAATGTCTTTAATAGGggtgaaaataaaaaaggattttaattttttgccTAATATTACCAAAGACCTTTTACTTACcaaaaatgatgaaatgtGCAGaagtaaagaaaataaagaaatgatTCTTAACAGTTCAGGTATTTATGAGataaatgagaaaaaaattcAGAATAACATGGATGATTCTGAGATAAATGAGAAGACAAGTAATAACTTATTCCAGAAGCATGAACAAATTTgcaataaagaagaaaaagaaaaaggtacaaaaataaaaattaatgaaacaACTAAGGAAATTGTTGCTAATTGTGGCAAATGTGATATTGTAGATGGTGATAACAGtcatttaaatgaaaattatcaaagaaaaaactcaaaagaattaaataatacaaGCAAGATAGAAAATCATGGAAATATAGttgattattattatgatcctaatatatatgattttttttattatgatgaaaatatgtttttaatgaCTGGTATTAGTTTTGGTATTTCACTTTTCaaatttatgaatttttCGGCATATTATGAATCTTCCTTATATAAAGTGgctaatgaaaaaaaattattgaagaGTTCGTCATTAGCAAGAAACTTAAAATGCATAAATAATAACGATGAATTGGAAGGATTGAATGTAAATAAATCTAATAATTCTAATGgattaaaacaaataaatagtaaaaagaaagttaaaataaagaaaaaggatCTTGTTGATAACTCCCTTAATTTTAGTGAAGTAAAAAtcagtaaaaataatttacaaaacattaataataataatgttatTAATGATACAGAAAAGGTGAGTAATGTTATTGGAGAGgagagaaagaaaaaaaaattagtaaataACGAACAGAAatctaataataattatttaagtaGTACTTCagaaaaaaacataattactagtaataatttgaataattatattagtaataatgcttgttataattattattgtaATAATAAGAATGGTGATATGCTTGCTGACAATAATTCTAGTAGTGCaagtaaatttataaaaaatttacatagtCACacaaaaaaaggaaaaaaaataaaatataagaaaactTCATACGAGAATAATAAGGAATATTTGGAGAATACCTCTAAAAATaccaaaatatatttaaaagaaaaagaagtaaataacttaaatattattaataaaaaaaagaatgaagaaaaattacCAAGTATTAATATAAAGCACTATGGAATTAGACACACTATTAATTCATTTACTGAAAATGATACCAAgtattttatgaataaaaatataaatagtacATATTGTGTAAAAGATTTTCGaaagataaaattttctGCAGAAAATAAAACTTATTTCACATTAAATTCAATTATCCCTTCTAGAGAAAATATAagagaattaaataaaggaGAAAAAGTACATATAGattcttttttatgtatCAGTGATAACAGCAAAAacaatgataataattttcatattgGTAATCACAATAATAAAAGCAGTGGAaacaataatgataataaaaaatataacataaacaaTGAACATATGAattatgaaattttattaaatggtAATATGCATAGTAAAAGTAAAATACAACTTGATTCTAAAAAGTGCAAATTTGTGAACAaggaaagaaaaaataagagTAGATCGGCAACAATAAAAAGCAAGAAGTatatgaaagaaaaagatttggataaagtaaaaacaactgaaaaaaaaaatgcaattTTATCTGATTCATATTTaggtaaaataaaaacaagagataaaattactttaagtgaatatattaataataaaacatcTTATGTAGATaatggaaataaaaaaataaaagaaagcATAAAATTAtcaagaaacaaaaaaataaaaaatgaagtatACACAGCAGATTGTATgcatacaaaaaaaaaacaaaatgaaaTGGAAAACAAACATAAATGTTTCATAAAAGGAAATATTAACAcaaaagaaaagaatatGAAGGTAAATAAGACgaagaataatttaaagattTGTAAAAGTTTGAGTATTATCAAAATTGTTAAAACCAAGAATATGGAAAGTgaaataaattgttattcGTTCCCaatattaaaagataatgataaaaatatgcatgtaaaaagaaaaaaaaaaagaaaaaaaaaaagtttttccAATATTTATGTTACATCATTGAttacaaaaatgaaaaattatttaaagtcTGAAGAATTATTCtatgataataaatattttaaaatactaaatttaaaaaaaaaaattgaaaagtGCTATAATGAAACGAATAGTATACAGcttcaaaaaattattttaaaaaaatcacCATTCAAAATTGAAACATCAAGTAAAATGGAAAATGTTGCaattaaggaaaaaaaaaaaaaaaaaaacagtgAAAATCTTTAA
- the NT4 gene encoding nucleoside transporter 4, putative, producing MLKGEEAKIKLIFFFLGLLLSLPSNVLINVSFLINNIYNEEVSISILGFLSGCMIISSLIQLTFEFTSFKSIIICNFLNTLNLLILLILICLCRASKNYIFFISSSIGFFIGFLYSASTKYSLLFDMRVNGYLVSGISFCALFFFIINLLTSYFTIEDNNIRSYYNTIILSIGTVVILKLLIIVSIIYMHMRSPYFLEQKEKIESKKNIERHIDNKLNVPSEIENGEINFSKDKITSDKVSNMNDEESRYTVKDNISKININEKECKISKKMFNCNNIIDGAVLIKYYYSCLIPISFNIFITFIIYPHIIPNKLNKGVYYKYLFMFLYQCSDLIFSLLLTVYLNFLSFFKQQYVLILCICRILLLLLAYKIKNVQENSFLYSNGFISFVILLVGSTNGSLINISYARICDCFKDTHEKERNIAVSSSFCALTFLVSFALAPWFCSIIIDS from the exons atgttaaaaGGTGAGGAAgcaaagataaaattaatattttttttcttaggTTTACTGTTAAGTTTGCCTTCAAATGTACTAATAAACGTGTCTTTTTtgattaataatatatacaatGAAGAAGTTTCAATAAGCATATTAGGTTTTTTATCGGGATGTATGATCATTTCATCACTGATTCAATTAACCTTTGAATTTACTTCATTTAAATCAATAATAATTTGCAATTTTCTGAATACTCTGAATTtgcttattttattaatattaatatgttTATGTAGAGCatcaaaaaattacatattttttatttcttcttctatTGGATTCTTTATTGGATTCCTATATTCTGCAAGCACAAAGTActctttattatttgataTGAGAGTCAATGGGTATCTGGTCAGTGGTATAAGTTTCTgtgcattatttttttttataattaatttattgaCGTCTTATTTTACTATTGAAGATAACAATATAAGATCATATTATAACACAATAATCTTATCAATTGGTACAGTTGTTATATTAAAACTTTTAATCATTGTGTCTATTATATACATGCATATGAGATCACCATATTTCTTAGAGCAAAAAGAAAAGAttgaatcaaaaaaaaatatagaaagacatattgataataaattaaatgtaCCTAGTGAAATAGAAAATGGAGAAATTAATTTCTCAAAAGATAAGATAACAAGTGATAAAGTTTCTAATATGAATGATGAAGAATCAAGATATACTGTTAAAGATAACAtttctaaaataaatataaatgaaaaagaatgCAAAATTTCCAAGAAAATGTTTAAttgtaataatataattgatGGTGctgttttaattaaatattattattcatgTTTAATACCaatatcttttaatattttcataaccTTCATAATATATCCTCATATAA taccAAACAAGTTAAACAAAGGGGTCTATTATAAATacttatttatgtttttatatcAGTGTAGCGATCTTATTTTCAGTCTTTTATTAACTGTGtacttaaattttctttccttttttaaacAACAATATGTGttaattttatgtatatgCAGAATACTGCTATTATTATTGgcttataaaataaaaaatgtgcAAGAAAACTCTTTCTTATACTCCAATGGATTTATATcatttgttattttattagtAGGATCAACAAATGGatctttaataaatataagcTATGCAAGAATTTGTGATTGTTTTAAAGATACTCATGAAAAAGAAAGGAATATTGCTGTTTCATCCTCTTTTTGTGCACTTACTTTTCTAGTCAGTTTTGCATTAGCACCTTGGTTTTGTAGCATAATAATAGATTcctaa
- a CDS encoding AN1-like zinc finger, putative, which translates to MNHNIEKQCSYDYCKINDFLPFLCRYCKKFFCIYHQNAEDHQYYLNIKDKMMICHDKKIAVKNDKDLFLVCEKCKTLIKINENENENKNGSDFINIVKEIYEKHLMNECKNNVISPKYCFVNECIYNKYCINSNNNRKCIICQKIFCFNHVNAVNHNCEEMKKKMSLKKEEIKLKFQKRISSNTSSTIMENKKSEIVNDTPNERKKKLEEKIFRIKIRLTSIGLMSISESSRIFIKLVIDNSMIIIKNSFQIEKKTCTFKNRSINIWLDGDTTIGNNIELLSNIFKAIIFSKNENNFFLYKILKYRDGQLTFNDDELYLLDCSSFCRNVISDGDTVLIK; encoded by the exons atgAATCATAATATTGAAAAACAATGTTCATATGATTATTGCAAAATAAATGACTTTTTACCTTTCTTATGTAGATATtgtaaaaagtttttttgtatttatcaTCAAAATGCTGAAGATCACCAAT ACTATTTGAACATTAAAGATAAAATGATGATATGtcatgataaaaaaatagctgttaaaaatgataaagatTTGTTTCTTGTCTGTGAAAAATGCAAGACATTGATAAagataaatgaaaatgaaaatgaaaataaaaatggaagtgatttcataaatattgtaaaagaaatatatgaaaaacaCTTAATGAAtgaatgtaaaaataatgtaatttCTCCTAAATATTGCTTTGTTAATGAAtgcatatataataaatattgtattaattcaaataataacAGAAAATGCATAATATGTcagaaaattttttgtttcaaTCATGTAAATGCAGTTAATCATAACTGtgaagaaatgaaaaaaaaaatgtcactaaaaaaagaagaaataaaattaaaatttcaaaaaagaaTATCCTCCAATACTTCTAGTACCATTATGGAGAATAAAAAATCGGAAATTGTTAATGATACAccaaatgaaagaaaaaaaaaattagaagaaaaaatttttagaataaaaataagattaaCATCTATAGGGTTAATGTCAATAAGTGAATCTTCTCgaatattcataaaattgGTTATTGATAATTCAatgattattataaaaaattcttttcaaatagaaaaaaaaacttgtACGTTTAAAAATAGAAGCATTAATATATGGCTAGATGGAGATACAACTATTGGAAACAATATAGAATTATTgagtaatatttttaaagctattatattttcaaaaaatgaaaataatttttttttgtataaaattttaaaatatagagATGGGCAATTAACATTTAATGATGATGAATTGTACCTGTTAGATTGCTCCTCTTTTTGTCGTAATGTTATTAGTGATGGTGATACTGtacttataaaataa